The stretch of DNA tcactggggcagagttCACTCCTATTGTGTGGAAGGGTATGTCTGGTTCTGGGGATTATTGGTACACTGTAGCTATAGGGGGCAGAGGAGTCTGCCAATGCATAGGCAAGTGTCAGATTGTTAGTGTCACCTCTGACTGCAAGCCTCTCCAGTTCTTCCAAATCAAGCTGTTTGTTTTCTTGGCACAAGTGTTCCATTCATAGCTTAGTTCAGGAAATGTGTACTAGCCATTACAGTGTGGCTTGTAAGATGCAATTAAACTTAAATGACGGGAAAGGAAAATGTACTCTAATTATTCACTTTCCTGCCTTGAAAAGATCAGTTGCTTTATGCAGCTTTGTGTGAAGAGCTCACCTAATGTAGTGCAGCATATTTGCTCCAGCTTTAGGGGAACTTGCTAGGGCTATGTCCTAGTCGTAGGAAGGAGGAAAAAGTATATTATCCTCCATCTACTTTACAGTGCAAGTTTAGAAACAATTGTATTCTCAAACCCACCATACTCTAGTTACCTTTGCTAGAAGAGAAGTCTTTATAAATATGGtaaaaatatttagcatttagAAAAAATACTGATACCTTTTCTAATAAAATGAACAATGCTGCTGGAAATCAATACAAACACAATATCAAAGGTTTCTATAGTACATGACAATGCAACTTGGTATCTCTAAAAGTGCATGATTCTGGGggaatttataaataaatagggTACATTTTCAAACAGTTCAAGTGTCATACTTTGACTACATGAAATACCATATCTTGTAGGAGATCAGTGCCTTTAACAAGCAGCATGTTCCCAGGTTAACGTAAAAAAAAGTAAGTTACAGAAGACATTAGAGTGAATATATAAACTgaagtctttttttctttccatatcTAATTAGCTCATAACCACTGAAGATTTCTGTCTATCTCTCCAGTTATGTTCCACATAATGGAAAGAGGAAGTCTTACTCACTGTAAAATATGTACATTAGCATAGCAGTCCTGAGACTGAGCCCTGAGTTTTCAGGAATCGTGGTCAAAGCCAGTTCCCCTTTAAATACTTTGAACTTTAAAGCTCTTATTTGTCATGTAAATACGTGTTTCCTGTTTTCAATTGATAGTTCTAcagattacatttttaaagcttttctacCTCATTCATAATTTCCCTTGAAACTGGAaagtttttttctttgaaaaatcatggactcaCTTTTTTTTCCACCCCAAATAAAAACAGCCTGATGTGGTATTATGAGTGAATATGAAGGATCTTTTTGAACGTGTTCTTGAAGTTCTCATTACAGAGGGGATAGATGAATGGATTTAAAGTGGAGTTCACATAACCAAGCCAAATAGTGAACATATGAAAACTGTGGTTGCAACAGCTTTGACAATAGGCTATTACCATAAACAGCACAAAATAGGGAATCCAGCACAGCATAAAGGCTGCCATTATGAAACCCAGCTGCTTGGCTGCTTTCCTCTCCCTGTTCACATGCACCCCTTGCATGGACTGGGTGCGCAGTCTCAGCCAGGTGCTCTTCAGGTAACTGAGGCCTGCAAAGTCTTTGTTAGTCTTTTCCTCAGCCCTAGAAGTTTCTGGGATCGGGGTGGGATCGGAGTCATTTTTACAGGAGCCCCCCTCCATGAAAGTGTGCTCATCTGATGTGTCACTTAACTCTGGAGCCTGTGAGCAAGGCCCCTTCTTGACAGACACATACTTCAGTCCCACTTTATCTGATCCTGGCTGAGTCTGGGCAATGGCAAGGGGAAAACAGCTCAGTTTTACTACCTTGCTGTCATCTTCTGTAATGCGAGCCTTTGGGGGTTTGTCAAAGCTGCTGTGTTGAAGCTTCGCCCCCATACCTTTGGGCTGAGGGAAGTAGAGATTTACATTACAGCAAGGGTCTACAGAGCTTCCTTTCAAAAGACCTGTGTTTATACCTTTATTTGGCTTTTTGTGGAGAATGTTTTGCTTTTCCTGCACCTTATCATGATGTATACTTTTGTTTTCTGAGAAAGACCGAAACGATCCATTGATGAGCTCTCGGTGCTGATAGTGTTTCCGGACAGCCTTGTATATTTTTGCATAGAACCATAACATCAGTAAAGATGGGATATAGAAGTTGACAATGGCCGTCAACACTTTAAACCAGGTGACTTCTGAGAACTCTGTTTCACAGGTCCATTCTTCCACTTGCCATCTCCCATCATTGGCAAAAGCATGCCAGCCTAGAATTGGGATGATCCACAGAAAAGAAACCAGCCAAGCTCCAGAAATCATTACCAATGCTCGAGTTTTGGTCCGGTACTTGAGATACTTGAGTGGCTGCTGAACTGAACGGTAACGATCTATGCACAATATAAAAAGGCTGAAGATGGAGGCTGTGGAGGCTACATAATCCATTGAGAGCCAGAACAGACAGGCTGGTCTGCCCAGTACCCATCTGCCATTCAGTAGGTACATAATGTTCAGTGGCATAACAGCTGCACCAACTATAAGGTCTGCGACTGATAGGCTGACAATATACAGGTTCCCAACTGTATGCAGCTTTCTTTCTGTTTTCACTGCATATAGGACCAAAATATTCATGATGACTGTGATCAGTGAGATGCTGCCCAGGCCCAGACCTAGTGGGATTGAGTGAACCTCTGTTAAGTTCTTTGTTGTATCTTTACTGATCTCACACATcttttgctcaaggtcacagagcagaaATCAGGgcagatgtcaggatcctggtaATTCACTCTTGTTTATAAGCCTGGTTGAGTTTATAGTGTGTTGCTTTCTGGTTCTTTTGGTGACTCtgtaagaggaaaaaaatagcatcatagaaatgtaagactaTAAGGGACTtaagaggacatctagtccatcttcctgcccctctcctccactGACGTAGGACCaactaaacctagaccatccctgacagatgtttatctaacctgctcttcaaaacctccagtgacagggatttccacaacctcccttggttcAATAattgcaataaaataaaaataatactgcaCACTTTAGCGTAATATCTTCCCTTTGACAGGGCTTTTCAAATATTAATCAATTTTAACTAAGGCTTGGAAAGGTCAAGTGAGTTGTATGAGGAATATATATATGGCCTTAATGATGTTGACAACTTTAGCTGGGATTCTATAGGTCTGAAGAATATTCCACAATGTATGTCTATGCAGCCTATCAGATAACTTTGAAAATCATTGAAACtgatgatggggtgggggagatgaggGGGAGGCTACCATTCTATACATCCTCTGATGATTATCTTCAGTTTAAATATCTGATCTACACCAGGATCTCTTGCACCTGAATCCAGCTTGTTCTTCTCTAATCTTTACATCCACTGCCTCTTTCATCTTGCGTGATATGCTTCAGAAGACTTTCCCTACAACAGAAAGTAGTGTAactccttgaggaattccaccatgatttcaacaatttctatcccaccatcagcttcagcctggaccagtccacacaagagatccacttcctggacactacggtgctaataagcgatggtcacataaacaccaccctatactggaaacctgctgaccactatacttacctacatgcctccagctttcatccagaccacaccacatgatccactgtCTATAGcgaagctctaagatacaaccgcatttactgcaacccctcagacagagacaaacacctacaagatctctaccaagcgttcttacaactacaatacccacctgctgtaTGGTAAAAtctgtttactgacatttaccaattaaaaatctaatctttccaagctaGTGTTATAGAAAGTGAGATTATTTAACCTAGGGTTGTTTTAGGTGTTCGAAAAGTTATCCTACAGGACCTGTTCTCAAATAATTTCCCTTTATTTGCACACCTACTAGACGCCTGTtggagttaaaaaaacaacagtgcAAGAATGAGGTATAGGTGTCCTTCTGCTAATAAAAGCTGAAAAAAGAAGACAAACCCCAAAAGCTTGTTATATCCATTTAGCTTAACTCAGTAAGAAACTGATTTAAGCTATTTGGATATAAACCAGGTTTAAGTGAACTCAAGAGTATTTCAT from Eretmochelys imbricata isolate rEreImb1 chromosome 7, rEreImb1.hap1, whole genome shotgun sequence encodes:
- the HRH1 gene encoding histamine H1 receptor; protein product: MCEISKDTTKNLTEVHSIPLGLGLGSISLITVIMNILVLYAVKTERKLHTVGNLYIVSLSVADLIVGAAVMPLNIMYLLNGRWVLGRPACLFWLSMDYVASTASIFSLFILCIDRYRSVQQPLKYLKYRTKTRALVMISGAWLVSFLWIIPILGWHAFANDGRWQVEEWTCETEFSEVTWFKVLTAIVNFYIPSLLMLWFYAKIYKAVRKHYQHRELINGSFRSFSENKSIHHDKVQEKQNILHKKPNKGINTGLLKGSSVDPCCNVNLYFPQPKGMGAKLQHSSFDKPPKARITEDDSKVVKLSCFPLAIAQTQPGSDKVGLKYVSVKKGPCSQAPELSDTSDEHTFMEGGSCKNDSDPTPIPETSRAEEKTNKDFAGLSYLKSTWLRLRTQSMQGVHVNRERKAAKQLGFIMAAFMLCWIPYFVLFMVIAYCQSCCNHSFHMFTIWLGYVNSTLNPFIYPLCNENFKNTFKKILHIHS